Proteins from one Loktanella sp. M215 genomic window:
- a CDS encoding ABC transporter ATP-binding protein gives MTQLSLQGITKRFGDLTAVDDVTLDIPDGSFVCLLGPSGCGKTTLLRLMAGLEVPSAGRILVAGEDQTDVPSEKRDFGMVFQSLALFPHLSVAQNVAYPLTIRGRPKAEARARAEELLALVQLDGVADRRIHQLSGGQRQRVAIARGLAINPKVFLLDEPLSALDANLREHMQVELRQLQQRLGVTTVCVTHDQKEALTMSDQVIVMEKGRVRQIGAPMQVYRNPANAFVAGFIGTSALIPCRLVGGRTIEIAGQPLTLHPDDRVNCGGGTDAVLSVRPEDVRLTVREDGPDTLTARVIFVRDLGESVHYVLDLNGQDITALYHPSARPDIASGDVVSVTFAPGSCTVLPA, from the coding sequence ATGACACAACTTTCGCTTCAGGGCATCACGAAGCGGTTTGGCGATCTGACCGCCGTTGACGATGTGACACTCGATATCCCCGACGGCAGCTTCGTCTGCCTTCTGGGGCCGTCCGGTTGTGGCAAGACGACCCTGCTGCGCCTGATGGCGGGGCTGGAGGTGCCAAGTGCCGGTCGCATTCTGGTGGCCGGCGAGGATCAGACCGATGTGCCATCGGAAAAGCGCGATTTCGGCATGGTCTTTCAATCGCTTGCCCTGTTTCCTCATTTAAGCGTCGCCCAGAATGTGGCCTATCCCCTGACGATCCGGGGTCGCCCGAAGGCCGAGGCGCGGGCGCGGGCCGAGGAACTGCTCGCCCTCGTGCAGCTGGACGGCGTCGCAGATCGGCGGATTCACCAATTGTCGGGCGGTCAACGCCAGCGCGTCGCCATCGCGCGCGGGCTGGCGATCAATCCGAAGGTGTTTCTGCTGGACGAGCCGCTGTCCGCGCTGGATGCGAACCTGCGCGAGCATATGCAGGTCGAATTGCGGCAGTTGCAGCAGCGGCTGGGCGTCACGACGGTTTGCGTGACGCACGATCAGAAGGAGGCGCTGACGATGTCGGATCAGGTCATCGTCATGGAAAAGGGCCGTGTCCGGCAGATCGGTGCCCCGATGCAGGTCTATCGCAACCCGGCCAATGCCTTTGTCGCGGGGTTCATCGGGACGTCGGCGCTGATCCCCTGCCGGTTGGTCGGGGGGCGCACGATCGAGATCGCCGGACAGCCGCTGACGCTGCATCCCGATGACCGGGTCAATTGCGGGGGCGGGACCGATGCTGTCCTGTCGGTCCGGCCAGAGGACGTGCGTCTGACGGTGCGGGAAGATGGGCCGGACACCTTGACCGCCCGTGTCATCTTTGTCCGCGATCTGGGCGAAAGCGTGCACTACGTGCTTGATCTGAACGGTCAGGACATCACGGCCCTTTATCATCCGTCGGCGCGGCCGGACATCGCCTCCGGCGATGTGGTCAGCGTGACCTTCGCCCCCGGCAGCTGCACGGTCCTGCCGGCATGA
- a CDS encoding MBL fold metallo-hydrolase: MDDIPKLKQRFVRHSPSTGAGSPDVWGIYEPDTGSIQYVCADPATREAVLIDVVWNFDPVGFKTSTVSMDQVLDLVRDNGLTVARVLDTHPHADHVMASTLLKARTGAPNAIGEKVRDIAVLWRDIYNTPGAFDPDADFDELFADGDSFAVGDLTVRVMLSPGHTLGSVTYVCGDAAFVHDTLMQPDSGTARADFPGGSADDLWNSIQAILALPDTTRLFVGHDYGATGRDAPAWEATVAAHKADNIHVRDGTAKADYIKVRQDRDATLALPHRMLAALQINLRAGQLPPAEDDGMQYLKIPVDRF, translated from the coding sequence ATGGATGACATTCCAAAGCTGAAACAGCGCTTCGTGCGGCATTCGCCTTCGACCGGCGCAGGCAGCCCGGATGTCTGGGGCATCTACGAGCCTGATACGGGATCGATCCAGTATGTCTGTGCCGATCCGGCGACGCGCGAGGCTGTGCTGATCGACGTGGTCTGGAACTTTGACCCGGTCGGTTTCAAGACAAGCACCGTCAGCATGGATCAGGTACTGGACCTTGTGCGCGACAATGGGCTGACCGTCGCGCGGGTGCTGGACACCCATCCCCACGCCGATCACGTCATGGCCTCGACCCTTTTGAAGGCTCGCACCGGGGCACCGAATGCCATCGGTGAAAAGGTGCGCGACATCGCGGTGCTGTGGCGGGACATCTACAACACGCCGGGTGCCTTCGATCCGGATGCGGATTTCGACGAGCTCTTTGCCGACGGGGACAGCTTTGCCGTGGGTGACCTGACGGTCCGGGTCATGCTGTCGCCGGGGCATACGCTGGGATCGGTCACTTACGTCTGCGGCGACGCGGCTTTCGTGCATGATACCTTGATGCAGCCGGACAGCGGCACGGCGCGGGCCGATTTCCCGGGTGGCAGTGCAGATGATCTGTGGAACTCGATTCAGGCGATCCTTGCGCTGCCGGACACGACGCGCCTGTTCGTGGGTCATGACTATGGTGCAACCGGGCGGGACGCACCCGCATGGGAGGCGACGGTGGCCGCACACAAGGCAGACAACATCCATGTCAGGGACGGGACCGCCAAGGCCGACTACATCAAGGTCCGACAGGACCGCGATGCCACCTTGGCCTTGCCGCACCGGATGCTGGCAGCGCTGCAGATCAACCTGCGCGCAGGGCAATTGCCGCCGGCAGAGGATGACGGGATGCAGTATCTGAAAATCCCGGTCGACAGATTCTGA
- a CDS encoding carbon-nitrogen hydrolase family protein — MRLALWQGAGVPGDLDGTLAEVARIAAMARQQNADLLVFPEGYLTGYYLPGLVRGGLPGVEQALADVAGIAMRHTLAIAMGTHVEAGDGLSNAAVVIDASGRELGRYAKRALFGDWERQTFQPGREPLRFQCAGLTVGVAICYDVEFPELIRAEALAGVDLVIVPTALMAPHDRIARLLVPTRAMENQIAIGYANRVGHEGPYAFVGLSSIRDPQGEPLAAAGSEAQLLVADIDRQAIQNERAADSYLDALDRLRSSPLSA, encoded by the coding sequence ATGCGTCTTGCACTGTGGCAGGGCGCCGGCGTGCCCGGCGATCTGGACGGCACACTGGCCGAGGTTGCACGGATCGCCGCGATGGCGCGGCAGCAGAACGCGGACCTTCTGGTCTTTCCCGAGGGGTATCTGACGGGTTACTATCTGCCGGGTCTTGTCCGTGGCGGTTTGCCGGGCGTCGAACAGGCGCTGGCAGATGTCGCCGGCATCGCCATGCGCCACACCCTCGCCATCGCGATGGGAACACATGTCGAGGCCGGCGACGGTCTGAGCAATGCGGCGGTCGTCATCGACGCATCCGGCAGGGAACTGGGGCGATATGCCAAGCGCGCCCTGTTCGGCGACTGGGAAAGACAGACGTTTCAGCCGGGACGCGAACCGCTCCGCTTTCAGTGTGCGGGTCTGACCGTTGGCGTTGCGATTTGCTATGACGTGGAGTTTCCGGAACTCATCCGAGCCGAGGCGCTGGCAGGCGTTGATCTTGTCATCGTGCCAACGGCCCTGATGGCGCCGCACGACCGGATTGCCCGGCTTCTAGTGCCGACCCGCGCGATGGAAAACCAGATCGCGATTGGCTATGCAAATCGTGTCGGTCACGAAGGACCGTATGCGTTTGTCGGCCTGTCGTCGATCCGGGACCCGCAAGGCGAGCCTTTGGCCGCCGCAGGGTCAGAGGCACAGTTGTTGGTGGCAGACATTGACCGTCAGGCGATCCAGAACGAGCGTGCGGCAGACTCCTACCTTGACGCCTTGGACCGACTGCGGTCATCCCCGCTGTCTGCATGA
- a CDS encoding ABC transporter permease produces MTKAVQTTYVAVILLLLACPIIVVAGVSLNGQQSLRFPPQDLSLQWYAAFLQDPAWLIPLRNSLVIAAAASTLAVVMALPLALHIWARGGWVSRALYTLGVAPFMLPPVISALGFMVFWISVGMYGRMAATIVSHGVFLITLPLVTLSLGLSAIDRSLIEAARTMGAGRWTVFRTILLPLLTPYVISGYAFAFVLSLNEYIIAYMVAGFTVETLPIKIFNSLRYGYTPIMGVVSLLFVMLAALIFGMIGRFGDLPRLLGAERVQE; encoded by the coding sequence ATGACCAAGGCGGTTCAGACGACCTATGTGGCCGTGATCCTGCTGTTGCTGGCCTGTCCGATCATCGTGGTGGCCGGTGTCTCGTTGAACGGTCAGCAAAGCCTGCGGTTTCCGCCGCAGGATCTGTCCCTGCAGTGGTATGCTGCCTTCCTGCAGGATCCCGCCTGGCTGATCCCGTTGCGCAATTCACTGGTCATCGCGGCTGCGGCCAGCACGTTGGCGGTCGTCATGGCGCTGCCGCTGGCATTGCATATCTGGGCGCGAGGCGGCTGGGTATCGCGAGCCTTGTATACGCTGGGCGTGGCACCTTTCATGTTGCCTCCTGTCATTTCTGCCCTCGGGTTCATGGTGTTCTGGATTTCGGTCGGCATGTATGGCCGCATGGCCGCGACCATCGTCTCTCATGGTGTGTTCCTGATCACGCTGCCCTTGGTCACGCTCAGCCTTGGCCTATCGGCCATCGACCGGTCACTGATCGAGGCGGCGCGCACGATGGGGGCCGGGCGCTGGACCGTGTTTCGCACGATCCTGCTGCCGCTGCTGACGCCTTATGTGATATCGGGCTATGCCTTCGCCTTCGTCTTGTCGCTGAACGAATACATCATCGCCTACATGGTGGCCGGTTTCACGGTCGAGACGTTGCCGATCAAGATCTTCAACAGTCTGCGCTATGGCTACACACCGATCATGGGCGTCGTGTCATTGCTGTTCGTCATGCTGGCGGCGCTGATCTTTGGCATGATCGGCCGGTTCGGCGACTTGCCGCGTCTGTTGGGTGCCGAAAGGGTACAGGAGTGA
- a CDS encoding SulP family inorganic anion transporter: MNTAAIARYLPILTWGRTYSRANLSNDLVAAVIVTIMLIPQSLAYAMLAGLPPEAGLYASIAPIILYAIFGTSRALAVGPVAVVSLMTAAAIGNIADQGTMGYALAALTLAALSGGMMILMGVFRLGFLANFLSHPVVAGFITASGILIALSQLKHILGISASGDTLPELLKTLFEHLGEINPITLVIGVGATAFLFWVRKGLNPLLRGWGMKAGLAGALTKAGPVLAVVVTTVVVWALGLSDHGVKIVGDVPQSLPPLTLPSFSPTLVGQLLLPALLISVIGFVESISVAQTLAAKKRQRIDPDQELIGLGAANVASALTGGFPVTGGFSRSVVNYDAGAETPAAGAYTAVGLAIAAFALTPLIYFLPNATLAATIIVAVLSLVDFSILRTSWSYSRADFAAVLVTILATLWFGVETGVSAGVILSILLHLYKTSKPHIAEVGCVPGTQHFRNIKRHDVQTDPAILTLRIDESLYFANARYLEDYVLDRVVKDAAIRNVVLMCSAVNDIDFSALESLEALSARLSDMNIRLHLSEVKGPVMDRLNRSHFLDHMTGKVFLSQFDAIEALRPKATAVA, from the coding sequence ATGAACACCGCCGCCATCGCCCGCTATCTGCCGATCCTGACCTGGGGTCGCACCTACAGCCGCGCCAACCTGTCAAACGATCTGGTGGCCGCCGTGATCGTCACGATCATGCTGATCCCGCAGTCGCTGGCCTACGCCATGCTGGCCGGCCTGCCGCCAGAGGCGGGGCTTTATGCCTCCATCGCGCCGATCATCCTTTATGCGATCTTCGGCACCAGCCGGGCGCTGGCGGTGGGGCCGGTGGCGGTCGTGTCGCTGATGACGGCGGCGGCGATCGGGAACATCGCGGATCAGGGCACGATGGGTTACGCGCTGGCCGCGCTGACGCTGGCGGCACTGTCGGGCGGCATGATGATCCTGATGGGCGTGTTCCGGCTGGGGTTCCTCGCGAACTTCCTGTCGCATCCGGTTGTCGCGGGCTTCATCACCGCATCCGGCATCCTGATCGCGCTGAGCCAGCTCAAGCATATCCTCGGCATCAGCGCGTCGGGCGACACCCTGCCCGAACTGCTGAAGACCCTGTTCGAACACTTGGGCGAGATCAATCCAATCACCCTTGTCATCGGCGTCGGCGCCACCGCCTTTCTGTTCTGGGTCCGCAAGGGCCTGAACCCGCTGTTGCGCGGCTGGGGCATGAAGGCTGGGCTCGCTGGCGCGCTGACAAAGGCCGGTCCGGTATTGGCCGTCGTGGTCACGACCGTGGTGGTCTGGGCCTTGGGTCTGTCAGACCACGGGGTCAAGATCGTCGGCGATGTCCCGCAAAGCCTGCCGCCGCTGACACTGCCCTCCTTCTCTCCGACGCTGGTTGGGCAACTGCTGCTACCCGCCTTGCTGATCTCGGTCATCGGCTTCGTGGAATCGATTTCCGTCGCACAAACGCTGGCCGCCAAAAAGCGCCAGCGCATCGACCCGGACCAAGAGCTGATCGGTCTGGGGGCCGCCAACGTCGCCTCTGCCCTGACCGGCGGTTTCCCGGTGACGGGCGGCTTTTCCCGCTCTGTCGTGAACTACGATGCAGGCGCGGAAACCCCCGCCGCCGGTGCCTATACCGCGGTGGGCCTTGCCATCGCGGCCTTCGCGCTGACGCCGCTGATCTACTTCCTGCCCAACGCGACGCTTGCGGCGACGATCATCGTGGCGGTGCTGTCCCTCGTCGACTTCAGCATCCTGCGGACCAGCTGGTCCTATTCCCGCGCCGACTTTGCCGCCGTGCTGGTCACGATCCTCGCGACCCTGTGGTTCGGCGTGGAAACCGGCGTGTCGGCGGGCGTGATCCTGTCGATCCTGCTGCACCTCTACAAGACCTCCAAACCCCACATCGCAGAGGTCGGCTGCGTCCCCGGCACCCAGCATTTCCGCAACATCAAGCGCCACGACGTCCAGACCGACCCCGCCATCCTGACCCTGCGCATCGACGAAAGCCTCTATTTCGCCAACGCCAGATATCTGGAGGATTACGTGCTGGACCGGGTGGTGAAAGACGCCGCGATCCGCAACGTGGTCCTGATGTGCTCTGCCGTGAACGACATCGACTTCAGTGCCCTCGAAAGCCTTGAGGCGCTGTCGGCCCGCCTGTCCGACATGAACATCCGCCTGCACCTGTCAGAGGTGAAAGGTCCCGTGATGGATCGCCTGAATCGCAGCCATTTCCTCGATCACATGACCGGCAAAGTCTTTCTGTCCCAGTTCGATGCGATCGAGGCCCTGCGCCCGAAAGCGACCGCCGTCGCCTGA
- a CDS encoding bifunctional protein tyrosine phosphatase family protein/NAD(P)/FAD-dependent oxidoreductase, which translates to MDIRELTDQVSVAPQVALEDMTAIKAAGFASVISNRPDGESADQPSFAQIRAAAEAAGLQVRHLPVVSGQITDADVAAFGAALEEIPAPVLAFCKSGTRAATLWTRSEAGKRPEADLLARTHAAGYDMTATVAQSAAQTTKPLAAPDVRADIVIVGAGSAGIAVAASLLARDKTLDITIIDPSEVHYYQPGWTMVGGGIFDAKDTKRQTGPLIPDGVTWIKAAVADFTPDADAVILGDGRVVGYTRLIVCPGLELNWDGIAGLSDTLGRNGVTSNYRYDLAPYTWKLVQQTKGGRALFTQPPMPIKCAGAPQKAMYLSCDAWHRAGVLKDIDVQFMNAGGVLFGVKDYVPALMRYVEKYDAHLNFFHTLTAIDGAAKTATFKVAKPDTAPTEVTVDFEMIHVCPPQRAPGFIRNSPLADAAGWVDVDQATLRHKTYQNIWSLGDVMNAPNAKTMAAARKQAPVVADNIMADIHGKSAAAIYDGYGSCPLTVERGKIVLAEFGYGGKLLPSFPTWLIDGTQPSRLAWTLKAQALPQVYWHAMLKGREWMAEPEKTTA; encoded by the coding sequence ATGGATATCAGGGAATTGACGGACCAGGTCTCGGTCGCGCCGCAGGTCGCGCTAGAGGACATGACCGCGATCAAGGCCGCAGGCTTTGCCAGTGTCATCAGCAACCGGCCGGACGGCGAATCCGCTGACCAACCCTCTTTCGCCCAAATCAGGGCCGCAGCAGAGGCAGCGGGCCTGCAGGTGCGGCACCTGCCCGTCGTGTCTGGCCAGATCACCGACGCCGACGTCGCGGCCTTCGGTGCCGCACTAGAAGAGATTCCGGCCCCCGTGCTAGCTTTCTGCAAGTCAGGCACCCGCGCCGCGACGTTGTGGACACGGTCAGAGGCGGGCAAGCGGCCGGAAGCCGACCTGCTGGCCCGCACCCACGCCGCCGGTTACGACATGACCGCCACCGTCGCACAGTCCGCGGCCCAAACGACCAAGCCGCTGGCAGCCCCCGACGTGCGCGCGGATATCGTGATCGTCGGCGCAGGCTCTGCCGGGATCGCCGTGGCCGCCAGCCTGCTGGCGCGGGACAAGACCCTCGACATCACGATCATCGACCCGTCAGAGGTGCATTATTACCAGCCCGGCTGGACGATGGTCGGCGGCGGCATCTTCGATGCCAAGGACACGAAGCGTCAGACCGGGCCGCTGATCCCCGACGGCGTGACGTGGATCAAGGCCGCGGTGGCGGATTTCACGCCGGACGCGGACGCCGTCATCCTCGGTGACGGTCGTGTGGTCGGCTACACCCGCCTGATCGTCTGCCCGGGGCTGGAACTGAACTGGGACGGCATCGCAGGCCTGAGCGACACGCTGGGCCGCAACGGTGTGACATCGAACTATCGCTATGACCTGGCACCCTACACCTGGAAACTGGTGCAACAGACAAAGGGCGGCCGCGCGCTGTTTACCCAGCCGCCGATGCCGATCAAATGCGCCGGTGCGCCGCAAAAGGCGATGTATCTGTCCTGCGATGCCTGGCACCGCGCGGGCGTGCTGAAGGATATCGACGTCCAGTTCATGAACGCCGGTGGCGTGCTCTTCGGGGTCAAGGACTACGTTCCCGCGCTGATGCGCTATGTCGAGAAATATGACGCGCACCTGAACTTCTTCCACACCCTGACCGCCATCGACGGCGCCGCAAAGACCGCAACCTTCAAGGTGGCGAAGCCTGACACCGCCCCGACCGAGGTCACGGTCGACTTCGAAATGATCCACGTCTGCCCCCCACAACGCGCGCCCGGGTTTATCAGGAATTCTCCGCTGGCGGATGCGGCAGGCTGGGTCGACGTGGATCAGGCCACCCTGCGCCACAAGACCTATCAGAACATCTGGTCGCTGGGCGACGTGATGAACGCACCCAACGCCAAGACCATGGCCGCCGCGCGCAAGCAGGCCCCGGTGGTGGCGGACAACATCATGGCGGACATTCACGGCAAATCCGCCGCCGCGATCTACGACGGCTACGGCTCCTGCCCGCTGACGGTAGAGCGTGGCAAGATCGTGCTGGCCGAGTTCGGCTATGGCGGCAAGCTGCTGCCCAGCTTTCCCACGTGGCTGATCGACGGCACGCAGCCCAGCCGTCTGGCCTGGACGCTCAAGGCGCAGGCCCTGCCGCAGGTGTACTGGCACGCCATGCTCAAGGGCCGCGAATGGATGGCCGAACCCGAGAAGACGACCGCCTGA
- a CDS encoding LysR family transcriptional regulator translates to MQILGSDLRLLRVFDAVVRHRGFAAAQAVLNLHQSTISNHIQALEDRLKVTLCTRGRAGFALTEEGRVVHEATVRLLMALDGFVGETEVIHGRLVGRLRIGVVDSIVSDPDCHIPQVIARMEKRHPQVRFEFRNGSPQTLQTGVLDGDLHAAVGSFPYKVRGLAYRYLYTETNTLYCGRGHPMFDLPTQDITADILRTHKVAGRTYWRPDHANNQVFAQTTATAEGVEQQLFLILSGAYLGYVPDHAALPWVGRGTLRCLRPDLFRYACPFDVALRPAASRGALADAFLEELSEVYGLAADQDPPDTNRYIDDHPPFD, encoded by the coding sequence ATGCAGATCCTGGGGTCAGACTTGCGGCTTTTGCGCGTGTTCGACGCGGTTGTCAGACATCGGGGGTTTGCTGCGGCACAGGCCGTTCTGAACCTGCATCAATCGACCATTTCCAACCACATCCAGGCGCTTGAGGATCGGTTGAAAGTCACGCTTTGCACCCGCGGTCGCGCGGGCTTTGCGTTGACCGAGGAGGGACGGGTGGTTCACGAGGCCACGGTGCGGCTTCTGATGGCTCTTGACGGTTTCGTAGGAGAGACCGAGGTCATTCATGGCCGGCTGGTCGGGCGGCTACGGATCGGTGTGGTGGACAGCATCGTGTCAGACCCCGATTGCCACATCCCGCAGGTGATTGCCCGGATGGAGAAGCGCCATCCTCAGGTCAGGTTCGAATTCCGCAACGGGTCGCCGCAGACGCTTCAGACCGGCGTCCTAGACGGTGATCTGCACGCAGCGGTCGGCAGTTTTCCCTACAAGGTGCGGGGACTGGCCTACCGGTACCTTTATACCGAGACGAACACGCTGTATTGCGGGCGCGGTCATCCGATGTTCGATCTGCCGACGCAGGACATCACGGCGGATATCCTGCGGACGCACAAGGTTGCGGGACGCACCTACTGGCGGCCGGACCATGCCAACAATCAGGTCTTTGCCCAGACCACGGCCACGGCGGAAGGGGTCGAGCAGCAGCTGTTTCTGATCCTGTCGGGGGCCTATCTGGGATATGTGCCGGATCATGCAGCCTTGCCGTGGGTCGGGCGCGGTACCCTGCGCTGCCTGCGCCCAGACCTGTTTCGCTATGCCTGCCCCTTTGACGTCGCACTCAGACCTGCGGCATCCCGGGGCGCTCTGGCCGATGCCTTTCTGGAGGAACTGTCAGAGGTCTACGGACTGGCTGCGGATCAGGATCCGCCAGACACGAACCGATACATTGACGATCATCCACCTTTTGATTGA
- a CDS encoding ABC transporter permease, which translates to MSVRSDHPTPAWLAGFPAVWLGIFFLVPFVIMLTVSVAHRVPGGFFEPGFELDSYVRFFSAFFGKILLTSLALSAGAAVICVGLAFPFTVILSQMRRRSQTIILVVLLSILSLSEVIIGFSLSTLLSQTAGVGNLLVWLGILDAPRAFTPSLFALMTGMCYLALPYAVLVLYPPVSRLDPELTDAARMMGASPLQRFTTVTIPLLRAPILGALILVFVFTLGVYLLPQVLGKPQHWTLSVHITDQAVFQSNLPFAAAMAVLLLIVSLALVGLTLLVGGKGDAT; encoded by the coding sequence ATGAGTGTCCGTAGCGACCATCCCACCCCTGCTTGGCTCGCGGGCTTCCCTGCAGTCTGGCTCGGGATCTTCTTTCTGGTGCCCTTCGTCATCATGCTGACCGTCAGCGTGGCCCACCGGGTCCCCGGCGGATTCTTCGAGCCGGGGTTCGAGCTCGACAGCTACGTCAGGTTCTTCTCTGCCTTCTTCGGCAAGATCCTTCTGACCTCTCTTGCGCTGTCGGCGGGGGCGGCGGTGATCTGCGTCGGGCTGGCGTTTCCCTTCACGGTGATCCTGTCGCAGATGCGCAGGCGATCGCAGACGATCATTCTGGTCGTGCTGCTGTCGATCCTGTCGCTGTCAGAGGTCATCATCGGATTTTCGCTGTCGACCTTGCTGTCACAGACGGCCGGTGTCGGCAACCTTCTGGTCTGGCTTGGCATTCTGGACGCGCCAAGGGCGTTCACGCCCAGCCTTTTCGCGCTGATGACCGGCATGTGCTACCTCGCGCTGCCCTATGCGGTGCTGGTGCTGTACCCGCCGGTGTCGCGTCTGGACCCCGAGTTGACGGATGCCGCCCGGATGATGGGCGCCAGCCCGTTGCAAAGGTTCACGACGGTGACCATTCCGCTGTTGCGGGCGCCCATTCTGGGGGCCTTGATCCTTGTTTTCGTTTTTACGCTGGGGGTTTATCTGCTGCCGCAGGTTCTGGGCAAACCGCAGCACTGGACGCTGTCGGTGCACATCACCGATCAGGCGGTGTTCCAGTCGAACCTGCCGTTCGCGGCGGCGATGGCCGTGCTTCTGTTGATCGTGTCCCTGGCGCTGGTCGGTTTGACCTTGCTGGTCGGTGGCAAGGGGGACGCGACATGA
- the speB gene encoding agmatinase has protein sequence MMRLPTQPTAAGLDACFIGVPMDIGTSNRPGTRLGPRQIRDESRMLRPFNMATGAAPYEHLQVADIGDVPINTFDLKKSVGIIETFYDDVLATGAIPLTLGGDHTLTWPILKAIRKVHGPVALIHIDAHADVNEHMFGETVAHGCPFRRAWEDDCLLNDKVFQIGLRGTGYAPQDFDWGRDRGWKVVQAEGCWHRSLVPLMARIREMIGDTPVYLSFDIDALDPGFAPGTGTVEPGGLSTWQAFEIVRGCAGLNLVGCDLVEVSPPYDTTGNTALIGANLLFEMLCALPGVGRRDITLTNLEF, from the coding sequence ATGATGCGGCTGCCCACACAGCCCACCGCAGCGGGGCTGGACGCCTGTTTCATCGGCGTTCCGATGGACATCGGGACATCGAACAGGCCGGGGACGCGGCTAGGGCCGCGCCAGATCCGCGACGAAAGCCGGATGCTGCGGCCCTTCAACATGGCAACGGGTGCCGCCCCCTACGAGCATCTTCAGGTGGCGGACATCGGCGATGTCCCGATCAACACGTTCGACCTGAAGAAATCCGTCGGGATCATCGAAACCTTCTATGACGATGTGCTGGCGACGGGCGCCATTCCCCTGACGCTGGGGGGCGATCACACGCTGACCTGGCCGATCCTGAAGGCGATCCGCAAGGTGCACGGTCCGGTCGCCCTGATCCACATCGACGCGCACGCCGACGTCAACGAACACATGTTCGGCGAAACGGTCGCTCACGGGTGTCCGTTCCGCAGGGCCTGGGAAGATGACTGCCTGCTGAACGACAAGGTGTTCCAGATCGGGCTGCGCGGAACGGGCTATGCGCCGCAGGATTTCGATTGGGGACGTGACCGGGGCTGGAAGGTCGTGCAGGCCGAGGGCTGCTGGCACCGCTCGCTTGTGCCGCTGATGGCGCGCATCCGCGAGATGATCGGCGATACGCCGGTGTACCTGAGCTTTGATATCGACGCCCTTGATCCCGGCTTTGCCCCCGGGACAGGCACAGTTGAACCGGGCGGTCTGTCCACGTGGCAGGCGTTCGAGATCGTGCGGGGCTGTGCCGGGCTCAATCTGGTCGGCTGCGATCTGGTCGAGGTGTCGCCGCCTTATGACACCACCGGCAATACGGCACTAATCGGTGCAAACCTGCTGTTCGAAATGCTGTGCGCCTTGCCGGGCGTCGGACGCCGCGACATCACATTAACCAACCTGGAGTTCTGA
- a CDS encoding ABC transporter substrate-binding protein — protein sequence MKRRTFLATTGAATIGTLAAPTLLSAQGAPLKVGTYGGYFEDSFKTHIFPEFTKATGIEVESIAEPTGEAWLVQLQQAARAGQAPADVSMIAQVARLRGEQAKLWAPLDQAAMPETKSLPDFFQHSYDDGQMYGTGAVSWYVSLVTNTDVYTDAPASWMALWDSANADKLGLLALASNSFLLEITATTYFDGTDILATEEGVLQVMAKLAEVKPNVRLWYRDEGQFQQALETGEIPMGQYYHDVTGLAAADGKPVRSTFPKEGAVLDSGSWVVSSASKQIEQSQVFINYMAQPSVQATLSRFVGTAPTVPRELTDLTDEEFAAVSSDIAPILPRYDLYVDRADWVNQKWSELVTG from the coding sequence ATGAAAAGACGCACATTTCTGGCCACCACCGGTGCTGCGACGATCGGCACGCTGGCGGCGCCGACGTTGCTGAGCGCCCAAGGTGCGCCGCTGAAGGTCGGCACCTACGGCGGCTATTTCGAAGACAGCTTCAAGACGCACATCTTTCCCGAATTCACCAAAGCCACGGGGATCGAGGTGGAGTCGATTGCCGAACCCACCGGTGAGGCATGGCTGGTACAGCTGCAACAGGCGGCGCGTGCCGGTCAGGCCCCGGCCGATGTGTCGATGATCGCCCAGGTCGCCCGGCTGCGCGGCGAGCAGGCGAAGCTTTGGGCGCCGCTGGATCAGGCCGCGATGCCCGAGACGAAAAGCCTGCCGGACTTCTTTCAGCACAGCTACGACGACGGACAGATGTACGGCACCGGTGCGGTCAGCTGGTATGTGAGCCTGGTCACGAATACCGACGTCTATACTGATGCGCCGGCATCCTGGATGGCGCTGTGGGACTCTGCGAATGCGGACAAGCTGGGTCTTCTGGCGCTTGCCTCGAATTCGTTCCTGCTGGAAATCACGGCGACGACCTATTTCGATGGCACCGATATCCTCGCGACCGAAGAGGGCGTGCTGCAGGTCATGGCCAAGCTGGCAGAGGTCAAACCGAACGTCAGGCTGTGGTACCGTGACGAAGGTCAGTTCCAGCAGGCGCTGGAAACAGGCGAAATTCCGATGGGTCAATACTATCACGACGTGACCGGATTGGCCGCAGCGGACGGCAAACCCGTCCGGTCGACCTTTCCGAAAGAGGGCGCAGTGCTCGATTCCGGCTCTTGGGTCGTGTCGAGCGCGTCCAAGCAGATCGAGCAGTCGCAGGTCTTCATCAACTACATGGCCCAGCCGTCGGTTCAGGCGACACTGTCGCGGTTCGTCGGCACCGCCCCGACCGTCCCGCGCGAGCTGACTGATCTGACGGATGAAGAATTTGCAGCCGTCTCGTCTGACATCGCGCCGATCCTGCCGCGCTACGATCTTTATGTGGATCGTGCGGACTGGGTGAACCAGAAGTGGTCCGAACTCGTCACCGGCTAG